The genomic segment GCGTATGGATCCTCTATTCCCAGCATCTTTACAATCTCCTTTGGTGTATGGATGCGGTTCAACTCAATGAGTTCACCATTTTCATCACGAAAGTCTCGGAAGAAGGTCTCTTCTCCGTTGGACTGGTAGATGATGGGCAATGGACGAGAATAGGCTTTATAACATTCGGGTACTCCACGAGCGTAGAGGTCTGCTTGTTCGCAAACTTTATCAGAAGTGACATCCACTTCCTTGCGTTTCGCTTCAAGTACCCCAACTGCCATGCCGTTAATGAATAAGAAGTAGTCGGCTTCTCGGTTTCCTTCAAGCAGACCTTCCCGAATAGCAGCAGCTGTAAGAGTGGGAGTATAGAAATCTCTATCTACCACTTTCCAACCAGCATCTTCAAACATCTGGTCTATCTTGACTCTTGCTTTTTCTTCTGGCTTCATACGTTTAATGTTTGTTCTTGATAACACACATTATCGGAAATTATAATCTACGCTTTTCTTTTTGTCTGAGATGACATGAATCATTCTGTTCTCAACAATTCATCAACGCTCACCTCTAAAACTTTGGCAATCTGGATGAGGGTTTCTACATTTGGTTGATTGGTGTTCGTCACCCACTTAGATACTACAGCTGGATCCTTGCCAAGCAATTCGGCAAGTTGCTTGTTGTTCATGTCCTTCTCAGCAAGAACTACTCTTATTCGATTCAAAAGTTTACGCTCCATCTGGTCGATATTGATTTCAGCCACAAAGATAGGCTTTTTCTTCGAGATTTATTCGTTCTCCTGTAGAAAATTGGTGTTTATTGACTAAAAATAGATGTTTTTATCAAAAACAATCATCATATATGGTTCTTTATTGACATGCAGTTGATACTACATATATAAATATGTATAAGGGACTATTTGGATCCATCACTACTTTTTTAGATTTACAACTCAGATTTTATCAATCTGAGGAATACGTTCTTAAAAAGGTAAATAACCCAAAAGGTGTCGGAAACAACAGTAAAAGTTCGGGCACATCAATAAAACGGGAATAGACAAAAAGCATAAAAACATCGATTTAAGTGCGAATTTTGCGAAAAGGTAGCAAAAATCGAACTTAAAACATGGTTAGAACTCGTTTTGAACATTTTCACCTCGGTCAACAATAGAAAAAAAGCATGGATTATAAAAGTGTCAACATTGGCAGAAATTTAATGTAGAGTGATATTACTCGTCAATACAAGTAATATGAGTAATACGCTCTTAAATTTGCTTAAAACGCAAATAAAGAAATAGAAAACCATAAAAATATGTGATTGTTTCAGAGAAAAGCTGTACCTTTGCATCATAAACAACGATAGAAAGAAATAAATGGCACAGGACATCAATCGGCTGAAGGTGGTTTTAGCCGAACAAAAGAGAACGAATAAGTGGCTGGCTGAACAGTTGGGAAAGGACCCTGCATCGGTGAGCAAGTGGTGCACCAATGCATCACAGCCCAGTTTGGAGACTCTGGTGGAAATAGCCAGAAGTCTCAATGTGGATGTGAAAGATTTGCTTTGGTCAACTAAAGAACGATAAATAAACAACTGGAAATATGAGACTACCCATCAACATAGAAGAGCTTCTGAGCGGACGAGCAGTAGAAGGTGACCGTATAGAATACAAGACAGGCTGGAACCCTGATGCTATATACCGCACCATCTGCGCATTTGCCAATGACTTTGACGAAACTGGTGGTGGCTATATAGTCATTGGGGTCAAAGAGGAGAACGGGCGACCGTTACGGCCCGTTATAGGAATTGACCCTAACCAAATCGAGCCAATCGAGAAAGATATGGTGGGTTATAACAACCTGATGCGCCCGTACTATCAGCCGAGATTGTATATTGAGGAAGCAGACGGAAAGACGATTCTTGTCATCAAGGTTTCTCCTGGTGAACGCAGACCATACAAGGTGCCTGACCAAATAACGGCGAAACAGAAGACATACAACTACTACATCCGCTACAATAGTAGCAGTATCGTTCCGAAAGACGAATACGAGCGTGAATTGATAAGCCTTGCAAATCGTATGCCCTTTGATGACCGTGGAAACGACGACATCAAACTGACGGATATATCGCCATTACTCCTACATGACTATCTTGTTAAGGTAAAGAGCACTTTGGCTGACATCTCACTGACCGACCACATGGAGGATGTGCTGGAGCAGATGGATCTATTGGAGGCTGTGCCGGAAGGATGGCGCATTAAGAATGTAGCAGCGATGATGTTCTCGGAACGCCCAGACCGCTTTTTCCGTCAAGCGCAGATAGAAATAGTTCTTTTCCCTGAAGGTAGAGAAAAGAATCCCAATAACCTGATAGAGGTGGAACCCATCAGGGGCAGTGTGCCGCAGATGATAGAGAAGACGTTAAGCTATCTGAACACCAACATCATCAAGAAACAGATTATAAAGCCCAAGGACAGGGCGCAATCCATATCATTCTACAACTACCCCTATCAGGCTCTGGAAGAAGCTGTTGTCAATAGCCTGTATCATAGAGATTGGACGATTCGGGAGCCTG from the Prevotella sp. Rep29 genome contains:
- a CDS encoding helix-turn-helix transcriptional regulator → MERKLLNRIRVVLAEKDMNNKQLAELLGKDPAVVSKWVTNTNQPNVETLIQIAKVLEVSVDELLRTE
- a CDS encoding helix-turn-helix transcriptional regulator; the protein is MAQDINRLKVVLAEQKRTNKWLAEQLGKDPASVSKWCTNASQPSLETLVEIARSLNVDVKDLLWSTKER
- a CDS encoding helix-turn-helix domain-containing protein produces the protein MRLPINIEELLSGRAVEGDRIEYKTGWNPDAIYRTICAFANDFDETGGGYIVIGVKEENGRPLRPVIGIDPNQIEPIEKDMVGYNNLMRPYYQPRLYIEEADGKTILVIKVSPGERRPYKVPDQITAKQKTYNYYIRYNSSSIVPKDEYERELISLANRMPFDDRGNDDIKLTDISPLLLHDYLVKVKSTLADISLTDHMEDVLEQMDLLEAVPEGWRIKNVAAMMFSERPDRFFRQAQIEIVLFPEGREKNPNNLIEVEPIRGSVPQMIEKTLSYLNTNIIKKQIIKPKDRAQSISFYNYPYQALEEAVVNSLYHRDWTIREPVEITVEPERISILSFSGPNHTIPMEAVQKGISLRSRRYRNRRLGEFLKELDLTEGRATGIPTIQDELKDNGSPQATIETDEERTYFLIDIPCHPDFIKEQFVLNKAVVKDGAKELSERQKVIIEMISADPFLSAKTISEKISEKISEKTSEKFTVSDRTIENDLAQLKKKGILAREGGRKEGKWVIINKKE